Proteins encoded in a region of the Maniola jurtina chromosome 12, ilManJurt1.1, whole genome shotgun sequence genome:
- the LOC123870265 gene encoding organic cation transporter protein-like isoform X1: MSIDIECSSSSSNDMTEKRTLSDVDKQHGKETNKDEDEKENVTPQPIDLDYLLANELGQFGWFQLRNVLLLALLTLFGGTSSEYIFSAAATPHRCRIPECSEGEKLHEFNPQWINNAIPETSSGFASCERYAPVGTNGSLDYCPANLFDQSNTVACEGFVYANNNTVVYEFDLGCNEWLRAFAGTIQSLGTLLALPITGFISDRFGRRIALVISIVSQGLFGFIRAFSVSYTMYLILQIVQTTFGSGAFSSAFILATELVGPKYRVITGVTLTSMFTLGEVLLGGTAWLIPPWRYVIMVTTIPCFFFVVYYWIITESVRWLLSTKKYTEAKKILHTIARVNKTQISEKSLEVILNPSQLTITKSNNADSLGLVRTIIRSPILLRRICTTPLWWMTMTFVYYGLSINSTSLSDTMHLNYMLTSFVSIPGFYSSAFFSNTIGRKFTVAVGFFISAACNISFVFIPRDFAILRLIVYLLGKFFISSVASTLYIYTSELYPTEYRHTFLGFSSMIGRIGSIFAPLTPALMIYYHGLPSLLFGGMGVVAGLLVLTQPETLGCNMPDTLAEAEAIGKPESKIKTTRLST; this comes from the exons ATGAGCATCGATATAGAATGTAGTAGTTCTTCATCGAATGACATGACTGAAAAGCGAACACTTAGTGATGTGGATAAGCAACATGGAAAAGAAACAAATAAAGATGAGGACGAGAAAGAAAATGTAACTCCACAACCTATAGATCTCGATTACTTATTGGCAAATGAGCTAGGTCAGTTTGGCTGGTTCCAGTTAAGGAACGTCCTCTTGCTTGCTCTATTAACTTTATTCGGTGGAACTTCGAGCGAGTATATATTTTCAGCAGCGGCTACACCACACAG atgtCGCATTCCAGAATGCAGTGAAGGTGAGAAGTTGCATGAATTTAACCCTCAATGGATTAATAATGCAATTCCAGAGACTAGTTCCGGCTTTGCGAGTTGCGAAAGGTATGCCCCTGTGGGAACTAACGGGAGCTTGGACTACTGCCCTGCCAACCTGTTCGATCAGTCCAACACTGTAGCTTGTGAAGGTTTCGTGTATGCCAATAATAACACCGTTGTGTATGAA tttgACCTTGGATGTAACGAGTGGTTGCGAGCCTTTGCGGGAACTATACAAAGTTTAGGGACTCTTCTCGCATTACCAATCACTGGATTTATCTCGGATCGCTTCGGGCGGAGAATAGCTTTGGTCATCAGTATCGTCAGTCAGGGTTTGTTCGGTTTCATTCGTGCATTCTCTGTTAGCTACACCATGTATCTGATACTACAGATAGTGCAGACAACTTTCGGGTCCGGAGCTTTTAGTTCCGCGTTTATTCTCG CTACGGAGCTGGTGGGGCCAAAGTATCGTGTTATCACAGGTGTGACTTTGACTTCAATGTTCACATTAGGAGAGGTATTGTTGGGGGGTACCGCTTGGCTGATCCCACCGTGGCGATACGTGATCATGGTGACAACTATCCCATgcttcttctttgtcgtgtaTTACTGGATTATCACAGAAAGTGTGAGATGGCTACTATCGACAAAAAAGTACACCGaggctaaaaaaatattacatactatCGCAAGAGTAAACAAAACACAAATCAGTGAAAAGTCTCTAGAAGTAATTCTTAACCCATCACAACTCACGATTACAAAATCTAATAAT gCTGACAGTCTTGGATTAGTTCGCACTATAATACGTTCTCCAATTCTGCTAAGAAGAATTTGCACGACGCCATTATGGTGGATGACAATGACGTTTGTCTACTACGGCCTGTCTATCAACTCCACCTCTCTCTCCGACACCATGCATTTGAACTATATGTTGACATCTTTTGTCAGTATTCCTGGTTTTTACTCATCTGCGTTCTTCTCGAATACAATTGGCAGAAAATTTACTGTTGCAGTTGGTTTCTTTATAAGCGCTGCTTGCAATATCAGTTTTGTCTTTATACCCAGAG ACTTTGCCATCCTACGCCTTATAGTGTATCTTCTTGGAAAGTTCTTCATCTCGTCCGTCGCGTCTACGCTATATATCTACACATCGGAACTATATCCAACAGAGTACCGACATACTTTTCTCGGCTTCTCTTCCATGATTGGTCGTATTGGATCCATCTTTGCTCCTCTTACTCCAGCACTT ATGATCTATTATCACGGCCTGCCGTCGTTGCTGTTCGGAGGTATGGGCGTCGTCGCCGGTCTGCTGGTGCTCACGCAGCCGGAGACGCTGGGCTGCAACATGCCCGACACCCTGGCTGAGGCGGAAGCCATCGGAAAACCAGAGtccaaaataaaaacaactagATTATCTACTTGA
- the LOC123870267 gene encoding solute carrier family 22 member 7-like yields MSIYKECSNSLSKAMTENQRLDDMDNKHGKETKKDQDEKENVTPQSIDLDYILANELGQFGWFQLRNVLLLSLLSLLGGTMGEFIFSTAATPHRCRIPECSEGEKLHEFNPEWIKNAIPETSSGFASCERYAPVGTNGSLDYCPANLFDQSNTVACDGFIYAKNNTVVYEFDLGCNEWLRAFAGTIQSIGSLLALAITGFISDRFGRRIALVISIVSLGLFGFIRAFSVSYTMYLILQLVQATFGAGAFSSAFILGTELVGPKYRVITGVTITSMFTLGEVVLGGIAWLISPWRYVIMVTTIPCFFFVLYYWIITESVRWLLSIKKSTEAKKILHTIARVNKTQISEKSLEVILNPSQLTITESNANSIGLVRSIIHSPILLRRICTTPLWWMTMTFVYYGLSINSISLSDTMHLNYMLTSFVSIPGFYSSAFLSNTIGRKFTVAVGFFISAACNISFVFIPRGFAIPRLIVYLLGKFFISSVASTLYIYTSELYPTEYRHTLLGFSSMIGRIGSMFAPLTPALMIYYDGLPSLLFGGMGVFAGLLVLTQPETLGCNMPDTLAEAEAIGKPESKITAG; encoded by the exons ATGAGCATCTATAAAGAATGTAGTAATTCTTTATCGAAGGCTATGactgaaaatcaaagacttgATGATATGGACAATAAACATggaaaagaaacaaagaaagaTCAGGACGAAAAAGAAAATGTAACTCCACAATCTATAGATCTTGATTACATATTGGCAAATGAGTTAGGTCAGTTTGGCTGGTTCCAGCTAAGGAATGTCCTCTTGCTTTCTCTATTAAGTTTACTCGGCGGAACAATGGGCGAGTTTATATTCTCAACAGCAGCTACACCCCACAG atgtCGCATTCCAGAATGCAGTGAGGGTGAAAAGTTGCATGAATTTAATCCTGAATGGATTAAAAATGCGATTCCAGAGACTAGTTCCGGCTTTGCGAGTTGCGAAAGGTATGCCCCTGTGGGAACTAATGGGAGCTTGGACTACTGCCCTGCCAACCTGTTCGATCAGTCCAACACTGTAGCTTGTGATGGTTTCATATATGCGAAAAATAATACAGTTGTGTAtgaa TTTGACCTTGGATGTAACGAGTGGTTGCGAGCCTTTGCGGGAACTATACAAAGTATAGGGAGTCTTCTCGCATTAGCGATCACTGGATTTATCTCGGATCGCTTCGGGCGGAGGATAGCTTTGGTCATCAGTATCGTCAGTCTGGGTTTGTTCGGTTTCATTCGTGCATTCTCTGTTAGCTACACCATGTATCTGATACTACAGTTAGTGCAAGCAACTTTCGGGGCCGGAGCATTTAGTTCCGCGTTTATTCTCG GTACGGAGCTCGTTGGCCCAAAGTATCGTGTTATCACAGGTGTGACTATTACTTCAATGTTCACACTAGGAGAGGTAGTATTGGGTGGTATCGCTTGGCTGATCTCACCGTGGCGATACGTGATCATGGTCACTACTATCCCATGCTTCTTCTTTGTCTTGTATTACTGGATTATCACAGAAAGTGTGAGATGGTTACTATCGATAAAAAAGTCAACAGaggctaaaaaaatattacatactatTGCGAGAGTAAACAAAACACAAATCAGTGAAAAGTCTCTAGAAGTAATTCTTAACCCATCACAACTCACGATTACAGAATCTAAT GCTAACAGTATTGGATTAGTTCGCAGTATAATACATTCTCCAATTCTGCTAAGAAGAATTTGCACGACGCCATTATGGTGGATGACAATGACGTTTGTCTACTACGGCCTGTCCATCAACTCCATCTCTCTCTCCGACACCATGCATTTGAATTATATGTTGACATCTTTTGTCAGTATTCCTGGTTTTTACTCATCTGCGTTCCTCTCGAATACAATTGGCAGAAAATTTACTGTTGCAGTTGGTTTCTTTATAAGCGCTGCTTGCAATATCAGTTTTGTCTTCATACCCAGAG GCTTTGCCATCCCACGCCTTATAGTGTATCTTCTTGGAAAGTTCTTCATCTCGTCCGTCGCGTCTACGCTATATATCTACACATCGGAACTATATCCGACAGAGTACCGACATACTTTACTTGGCTTCTCTTCCATGATTGGTCGTATTGGATCCATGTTTGCTCCTCTTACTCCAGCActt
- the LOC123870265 gene encoding organic cation transporter protein-like isoform X2: MSIDIECSSSSSNDMTEKRTLSDVDKQHGKETNKDEDEKENVTPQPIDLDYLLANELGQFGWFQLRNVLLLALLTLFGGTSSEYIFSAAATPHRCRIPECSEGEKLHEFNPQWINNAIPETSSGFASCERYAPVGTNGSLDYCPANLFDQSNTVACEGFVYANNNTVVYEFDLGCNEWLRAFAGTIQSLGTLLALPITGFISDRFGRRIALVISIVSQGLFGFIRAFSVSYTMYLILQIVQTTFGSGAFSSAFILATELVGPKYRVITGVTLTSMFTLGEVLLGGTAWLIPPWRYVIMVTTIPCFFFVVYYWIITESVRWLLSTKKYTEAKKILHTIARVNKTQISEKSLEVILNPSQLTITKSNADSLGLVRTIIRSPILLRRICTTPLWWMTMTFVYYGLSINSTSLSDTMHLNYMLTSFVSIPGFYSSAFFSNTIGRKFTVAVGFFISAACNISFVFIPRDFAILRLIVYLLGKFFISSVASTLYIYTSELYPTEYRHTFLGFSSMIGRIGSIFAPLTPALMIYYHGLPSLLFGGMGVVAGLLVLTQPETLGCNMPDTLAEAEAIGKPESKIKTTRLST; this comes from the exons ATGAGCATCGATATAGAATGTAGTAGTTCTTCATCGAATGACATGACTGAAAAGCGAACACTTAGTGATGTGGATAAGCAACATGGAAAAGAAACAAATAAAGATGAGGACGAGAAAGAAAATGTAACTCCACAACCTATAGATCTCGATTACTTATTGGCAAATGAGCTAGGTCAGTTTGGCTGGTTCCAGTTAAGGAACGTCCTCTTGCTTGCTCTATTAACTTTATTCGGTGGAACTTCGAGCGAGTATATATTTTCAGCAGCGGCTACACCACACAG atgtCGCATTCCAGAATGCAGTGAAGGTGAGAAGTTGCATGAATTTAACCCTCAATGGATTAATAATGCAATTCCAGAGACTAGTTCCGGCTTTGCGAGTTGCGAAAGGTATGCCCCTGTGGGAACTAACGGGAGCTTGGACTACTGCCCTGCCAACCTGTTCGATCAGTCCAACACTGTAGCTTGTGAAGGTTTCGTGTATGCCAATAATAACACCGTTGTGTATGAA tttgACCTTGGATGTAACGAGTGGTTGCGAGCCTTTGCGGGAACTATACAAAGTTTAGGGACTCTTCTCGCATTACCAATCACTGGATTTATCTCGGATCGCTTCGGGCGGAGAATAGCTTTGGTCATCAGTATCGTCAGTCAGGGTTTGTTCGGTTTCATTCGTGCATTCTCTGTTAGCTACACCATGTATCTGATACTACAGATAGTGCAGACAACTTTCGGGTCCGGAGCTTTTAGTTCCGCGTTTATTCTCG CTACGGAGCTGGTGGGGCCAAAGTATCGTGTTATCACAGGTGTGACTTTGACTTCAATGTTCACATTAGGAGAGGTATTGTTGGGGGGTACCGCTTGGCTGATCCCACCGTGGCGATACGTGATCATGGTGACAACTATCCCATgcttcttctttgtcgtgtaTTACTGGATTATCACAGAAAGTGTGAGATGGCTACTATCGACAAAAAAGTACACCGaggctaaaaaaatattacatactatCGCAAGAGTAAACAAAACACAAATCAGTGAAAAGTCTCTAGAAGTAATTCTTAACCCATCACAACTCACGATTACAAAATCTAAT gCTGACAGTCTTGGATTAGTTCGCACTATAATACGTTCTCCAATTCTGCTAAGAAGAATTTGCACGACGCCATTATGGTGGATGACAATGACGTTTGTCTACTACGGCCTGTCTATCAACTCCACCTCTCTCTCCGACACCATGCATTTGAACTATATGTTGACATCTTTTGTCAGTATTCCTGGTTTTTACTCATCTGCGTTCTTCTCGAATACAATTGGCAGAAAATTTACTGTTGCAGTTGGTTTCTTTATAAGCGCTGCTTGCAATATCAGTTTTGTCTTTATACCCAGAG ACTTTGCCATCCTACGCCTTATAGTGTATCTTCTTGGAAAGTTCTTCATCTCGTCCGTCGCGTCTACGCTATATATCTACACATCGGAACTATATCCAACAGAGTACCGACATACTTTTCTCGGCTTCTCTTCCATGATTGGTCGTATTGGATCCATCTTTGCTCCTCTTACTCCAGCACTT ATGATCTATTATCACGGCCTGCCGTCGTTGCTGTTCGGAGGTATGGGCGTCGTCGCCGGTCTGCTGGTGCTCACGCAGCCGGAGACGCTGGGCTGCAACATGCCCGACACCCTGGCTGAGGCGGAAGCCATCGGAAAACCAGAGtccaaaataaaaacaactagATTATCTACTTGA